A window of the Natronomonas salina genome harbors these coding sequences:
- a CDS encoding metal-dependent transcriptional regulator, with translation MLSAVMEDYIKAIYAIQNDTDERVGTSGLADYLDVTSPTVSSMLKKLEERGLVDREEYRGVTLTDEGEVVALEILRHHRLLEAFLTEQLDYDWADVHEEADRLEHHVSEELTDRIAEALGNPGVDPHGDPIPDADLQLPDADATTRLSTAAEGDEVVVRRIRHQGDEELRYLSDAGIEPGVELEVLEIAPFGLVTVRTPAGEQSLPEEIARLIETTATSEAEA, from the coding sequence ATGCTGAGCGCCGTCATGGAGGACTACATCAAGGCGATCTACGCCATCCAGAACGACACCGACGAGCGCGTCGGCACGTCGGGGCTGGCCGACTACCTGGACGTGACGTCGCCGACCGTCTCCAGCATGCTGAAGAAGCTCGAGGAGCGGGGGCTCGTCGACCGCGAGGAGTACCGCGGCGTCACCCTCACCGACGAGGGGGAGGTCGTCGCCCTGGAGATATTGCGGCACCACCGGCTGCTGGAGGCCTTCCTGACGGAGCAACTCGACTACGACTGGGCGGACGTCCACGAGGAGGCCGACCGCCTGGAGCACCACGTCTCGGAGGAGCTGACCGACCGCATCGCGGAGGCCCTCGGGAACCCGGGCGTCGACCCCCACGGCGACCCGATCCCCGACGCCGACCTCCAGTTGCCCGACGCCGACGCGACGACCCGGCTCTCGACGGCCGCGGAGGGCGACGAGGTCGTCGTCCGGCGCATCCGTCACCAGGGCGACGAGGAGCTCCGCTACCTCTCCGACGCCGGCATCGAGCCCGGGGTCGAACTCGAGGTCCTCGAGATCGCGCCGTTCGGGCTGGTGACGGTGCGGACGCCGGCCGGCGAGCAGAGCCTCCCGGAGGAGATCGCCCGCCTCATCGAGACGACGGCGACGAGCGAAGCCGAGGCCTGA
- a CDS encoding ABC transporter permease: MTDREQPGAEPVEDARPDGGYATAQEAASTGREWPRLRQVGTVAVTEYRLSMRSRWALALAGLFALFGAMLATFSGSAVGPDGMQRVVASLTSLAVYLVPLAALAFGYDAVVGRHEQGWLEVVFSLPVSRARVVVGTFLGRAVVLAGSTVVGFGVVGFLLLREFGAAHWGAFVAFLGGVVAVGGVFLAIALLVSTVAREKTHALGLALLVWVWFVLVFDLLAMGVVAAFELPDAALTGLVLLNPASVFRVLVLSQLGTTAGGGFAAALATTSLSPGLLVASLVGWTLGPLAAAAVLVRRRRL, translated from the coding sequence ATGACCGACCGCGAGCAGCCGGGCGCGGAGCCCGTCGAGGACGCCCGGCCGGACGGCGGTTACGCGACCGCCCAGGAGGCAGCGTCGACCGGCCGGGAGTGGCCGCGACTGCGGCAGGTCGGCACCGTCGCCGTCACGGAGTACCGGCTGTCGATGCGGAGCCGCTGGGCGCTGGCGCTCGCCGGCCTGTTCGCGCTGTTCGGCGCGATGCTGGCGACCTTCAGCGGGTCGGCCGTCGGCCCCGATGGGATGCAGCGGGTCGTCGCCAGCCTCACGAGCCTCGCCGTCTACCTCGTGCCGCTGGCGGCGCTGGCGTTCGGCTACGACGCCGTCGTCGGCCGCCACGAGCAGGGGTGGCTCGAGGTCGTCTTCTCGCTGCCCGTCTCGCGGGCCCGGGTCGTCGTCGGGACGTTCCTCGGCCGCGCGGTCGTCCTGGCCGGGTCGACGGTCGTCGGCTTCGGCGTCGTCGGCTTCCTGCTGCTCCGGGAGTTCGGCGCCGCCCACTGGGGGGCCTTCGTCGCCTTCCTCGGCGGCGTCGTCGCGGTCGGCGGAGTCTTCCTCGCCATCGCGCTGCTCGTCTCGACGGTCGCCCGCGAGAAGACCCACGCCCTCGGGCTGGCGCTGCTGGTCTGGGTGTGGTTCGTCCTCGTCTTCGACCTGCTCGCGATGGGTGTCGTCGCAGCCTTCGAGCTCCCCGACGCGGCGCTGACCGGCCTGGTCCTGCTGAACCCGGCCAGCGTCTTCCGGGTGCTCGTGTTGAGCCAGCTGGGCACCACCGCCGGCGGCGGCTTCGCGGCCGCGCTCGCCACGACGAGCCTCTCGCCGGGGCTACTGGTCGCCTCGCTGGTCGGCTGGACCCTCGGTCCGCTGGCCGCTGCGGCGGTCCTGGTCCGGCGCCGGCGGCTCTGA
- the nosD gene encoding nitrous oxide reductase family maturation protein NosD, producing the protein MLVAAAVAPFAVAAPAADDEEAFDLDVDREYEAPAVADEATARVGDRTFDSAQAAIDAAEPGETVVLDGRFDERLTVNASDVTITTEAGAVVDGGGEGRVLTVAGENVTVDGLWLRNSGYDSGAEDAGVFLAGSADRTELRDLYLSEITFGVWIDGADEVTVADSRIEGREDVERRTDRGNGINLWETEDTVVRGNEITDVRDGIYYSWATGIVSEDNTMWDNRYGVHFMYSDDNRLSNNTAVDNDVGYALMVSDDLVVENNTAARNDGTSGHGVLLKDIERSTVRGNVLVENGHGLYVYNTQDSRLEGNLLLRNDVGIHSTADSRGQSVVGNSFVHNDDAVVTTTKRVQTWNGTDRGNYWSGARTADLDGDGASEVRHRPAGMVEHVVAEHPQAAVFADSPAFDAVRLAESSFPVVEAPGIVDRQPLVEPPHDWRNYADTR; encoded by the coding sequence ATGCTCGTGGCGGCGGCCGTCGCGCCGTTCGCCGTCGCGGCGCCCGCCGCGGACGACGAGGAGGCCTTCGACCTGGACGTCGACCGCGAGTACGAGGCGCCGGCGGTCGCCGACGAGGCGACCGCCAGGGTCGGCGACCGGACATTCGACAGCGCACAAGCGGCGATCGATGCCGCCGAACCCGGCGAGACGGTCGTCCTGGACGGCCGCTTCGACGAGCGGCTGACGGTGAACGCCAGCGACGTGACGATCACCACCGAGGCGGGCGCCGTCGTCGACGGCGGCGGCGAGGGGCGGGTCCTGACGGTCGCCGGCGAGAACGTCACCGTCGACGGTCTCTGGCTCCGGAACTCCGGCTACGACTCCGGGGCGGAGGACGCCGGTGTCTTCCTCGCGGGGAGCGCCGACCGGACGGAACTCCGGGACCTCTACCTCTCGGAGATCACCTTCGGCGTCTGGATCGACGGCGCCGACGAGGTCACCGTCGCGGACAGCCGCATCGAGGGCCGCGAGGACGTCGAGCGCCGCACCGACCGCGGCAACGGCATCAACCTCTGGGAGACCGAGGACACCGTCGTCCGCGGCAACGAGATCACCGACGTCCGCGACGGCATCTACTACTCGTGGGCGACGGGCATCGTCTCGGAGGACAACACGATGTGGGACAACCGCTACGGCGTCCACTTCATGTACTCCGACGATAACCGGCTGTCGAACAACACCGCCGTCGACAACGACGTCGGCTACGCGCTGATGGTCAGCGACGACCTGGTCGTCGAGAACAACACGGCGGCGCGCAACGACGGGACCAGCGGCCACGGCGTCCTGCTGAAGGACATCGAGCGCTCGACCGTCCGCGGCAACGTGCTCGTCGAGAACGGCCACGGGCTGTACGTCTACAACACCCAGGACAGCCGGCTGGAGGGGAACCTCCTGCTCCGGAACGACGTCGGGATCCACAGCACCGCCGACAGCCGCGGGCAGTCGGTCGTCGGCAACAGCTTCGTCCACAACGACGACGCCGTCGTGACGACGACCAAGCGGGTCCAGACCTGGAACGGGACCGACCGCGGGAACTACTGGTCCGGCGCCCGGACGGCCGACCTCGACGGCGACGGCGCCAGCGAGGTGCGGCACCGCCCGGCCGGGATGGTCGAGCACGTCGTCGCCGAGCACCCCCAGGCCGCGGTGTTCGCCGACAGCCCCGCCTTCGACGCGGTGCGGCTGGCCGAGAGCTCCTTCCCCGTCGTGGAGGCGCCCGGCATCGTCGACCGGCAGCCGCTGGTCGAACCACCCCACGACTGGAGGAACTATGCAGATACACGCTGA
- a CDS encoding helix-turn-helix domain-containing protein → MSSGIRAEVKVDAGGTCPVAQASKTADSPTHSISRSVNPTSGARMTEEFMLDAADAPETDVDLEEVFDYGSKKVYRFDRELGQGCPCEAVEQFDCPVVDIHTRDGMLYLVFHAADMEELQSVIGRLQELYPTVDVQRLLRSEHDRPDHSLVFVDRGKLTDRQREVLETAHRMGYFDHPKGANAGDVAAELDITTSTFAEHLAAAQSKLLDAILDV, encoded by the coding sequence ATGAGTTCCGGGATCCGCGCGGAGGTGAAGGTCGACGCCGGCGGGACCTGTCCCGTCGCGCAGGCCTCCAAGACCGCCGACTCGCCGACCCACTCCATCTCCCGGAGCGTGAACCCGACCTCGGGGGCCCGGATGACCGAGGAGTTCATGCTCGACGCCGCCGACGCCCCCGAGACCGACGTCGACCTCGAGGAGGTCTTCGACTACGGCTCGAAGAAGGTCTACCGGTTCGACCGCGAACTCGGCCAGGGGTGTCCCTGCGAGGCCGTCGAGCAGTTCGACTGCCCGGTCGTCGACATCCACACCCGCGACGGGATGCTGTACCTGGTCTTCCACGCCGCCGACATGGAGGAGCTACAGAGCGTCATCGGCAGGTTGCAGGAGCTGTATCCGACCGTGGACGTCCAGCGGCTGCTCCGCTCGGAGCACGACCGCCCCGACCACAGCCTCGTCTTCGTCGACCGCGGGAAGCTGACCGACCGCCAGCGGGAGGTCCTCGAGACCGCCCACCGGATGGGCTACTTCGACCACCCGAAGGGCGCCAACGCCGGCGACGTCGCCGCGGAGCTGGACATCACGACCTCCACGTTCGCCGAGCACCTCGCGGCCGCACAGTCGAAGCTGCTCGACGCCATCCTCGACGTCTGA
- a CDS encoding pyridoxamine 5'-phosphate oxidase family protein: MAIDRRTEMTTEETDAFLGRQETGVLALARTDEPYAIPVSFGYDADVRQFYVRLVSTPESEKRRFLGSEPEARLVVYEEDDDVYKSVVAIGPLDRIDPSELTTEDIQQYGAAKRPLFEIWPQQKGDLDIDLYRLRPETLSGRVIEVDRE, encoded by the coding sequence ATGGCAATCGACCGGCGAACCGAGATGACGACCGAGGAGACCGACGCGTTCCTCGGTCGGCAGGAGACGGGCGTCCTGGCGCTGGCCCGGACCGACGAGCCCTACGCCATCCCGGTCTCCTTCGGGTACGACGCCGACGTCCGACAGTTCTACGTGCGTCTCGTGTCGACGCCGGAGAGCGAGAAGCGACGCTTCCTCGGGTCGGAGCCCGAGGCGCGTCTGGTCGTCTACGAGGAGGACGACGACGTCTACAAGAGCGTCGTCGCCATCGGGCCGCTCGACCGCATCGACCCATCGGAGCTGACCACCGAGGACATCCAGCAGTACGGGGCGGCGAAGCGGCCGCTGTTCGAGATCTGGCCGCAACAGAAGGGGGACCTCGACATCGACCTCTACCGCCTCCGGCCGGAGACGCTGAGCGGGCGCGTCATCGAGGTCGACAGGGAGTAG
- the hisD gene encoding histidinol dehydrogenase, giving the protein MNVRAVADLSPGERAAFFERDAGVAEVREPVGDIVDRVRQEGDVALRSYAEEFDDVAVGNVDVTDEAERAYDEVDEEVREAIETAAANVREFHERQVPEDWREEFDGRELGRRYRPLERVGVYAPGGTAAYPSSALMGVIPAKVAGVDHVAVATPPAEDLNPATLAAIHVAGADAVYQVGGAQAVAALAYGTETVSPVQKVVGPGNRWVTAAKAAVRGDVEIDFLAGPSELLVVADDTADPELVAADVVAQAEHDPNSSVVCVTDDEATAEAVAEACEQQAEERDRAEVIEEAMANDASGVLLARSMSEVVLFAEEYAAEHLSIVADDAEGILDRIDSAGSVFLGAHSPVAAGDYASGPNHVLPTGGLAKVAGGLSVDHFVRSTTVQKLDRDALGDLRETITTLARAEGLEAHAESVEKRFDGGGE; this is encoded by the coding sequence ATGAACGTCAGAGCCGTCGCCGACCTCTCGCCTGGCGAGCGCGCCGCCTTCTTCGAGCGGGACGCGGGCGTCGCCGAGGTCCGCGAGCCGGTCGGCGACATCGTCGACCGGGTCCGCCAGGAGGGCGACGTCGCCCTCCGGTCGTACGCCGAGGAGTTCGACGACGTGGCCGTCGGGAACGTCGACGTCACCGACGAAGCCGAGCGCGCCTACGACGAGGTCGACGAGGAGGTCCGCGAGGCCATCGAGACCGCCGCCGCCAACGTCCGCGAGTTCCACGAGCGGCAGGTCCCCGAAGACTGGCGCGAGGAGTTCGACGGCCGGGAACTCGGCAGGCGGTACCGCCCGCTCGAACGGGTCGGCGTCTACGCCCCCGGCGGGACCGCGGCTTACCCCTCCAGCGCGCTGATGGGCGTCATCCCGGCGAAGGTCGCGGGCGTCGACCACGTCGCCGTCGCCACGCCGCCCGCCGAGGATCTGAACCCCGCGACGCTCGCCGCAATCCACGTCGCGGGCGCCGACGCCGTCTACCAGGTCGGCGGCGCTCAGGCCGTCGCCGCGCTCGCCTACGGCACCGAGACGGTCTCGCCGGTCCAGAAGGTCGTCGGCCCGGGCAACAGGTGGGTCACCGCCGCGAAGGCGGCGGTCCGGGGCGACGTCGAGATCGACTTCCTCGCGGGCCCCTCGGAGCTGCTCGTCGTCGCCGACGACACCGCCGACCCCGAACTCGTGGCCGCCGACGTGGTCGCGCAGGCCGAGCACGACCCGAACAGTTCCGTCGTCTGCGTGACGGACGACGAGGCGACCGCCGAGGCAGTCGCCGAGGCCTGCGAACAGCAGGCCGAAGAGCGGGACCGCGCCGAAGTCATTGAGGAGGCCATGGCGAACGACGCGTCGGGCGTCCTGCTGGCGCGCTCGATGTCCGAGGTCGTCCTCTTCGCCGAGGAGTACGCCGCCGAGCACCTCTCCATCGTCGCCGACGACGCAGAGGGGATCCTCGACCGCATCGACTCGGCCGGCAGCGTCTTCCTCGGTGCCCACTCCCCGGTCGCGGCGGGCGACTACGCCTCCGGGCCGAACCACGTCCTGCCGACCGGCGGCCTCGCGAAGGTGGCCGGCGGCCTCTCCGTGGACCACTTCGTCCGGTCGACGACCGTCCAGAAGCTCGACCGCGACGCGCTTGGCGACCTCCGGGAGACGATCACGACGCTCGCCCGCGCGGAGGGACTGGAGGCCCACGCGGAGAGCGTCGAGAAGCGCTTCGACGGCGGAGGCGAGTAG
- a CDS encoding ArsR/SmtB family transcription factor, with product MSLLPSRLHVSSSPGEPKVLDIDGEEAEAAFDALGSETARTVLATTYEEPKTPPEIREDVGTSLQNVHYHIDRLEDAGLLEPAGTGYSSKGNEMTVYGPASEAVVLFAGEDGASSRLRGALERLFGLFLVVGISTLVFAVLHEWLTREPERGSGGGMTAQDAAESAGDAAGAVTGLDPAVAFFLGGTAVVVALGLWWLLRPRLRSSPSSR from the coding sequence ATGAGCCTGCTGCCGAGTCGACTGCACGTGTCCTCCTCGCCCGGCGAGCCGAAGGTCCTCGACATCGACGGCGAGGAGGCCGAGGCGGCCTTCGACGCCCTCGGGTCGGAGACCGCCCGCACGGTGCTGGCGACGACCTACGAGGAACCGAAGACGCCGCCGGAGATCCGCGAGGACGTCGGCACGTCGCTGCAGAACGTCCACTACCACATCGACCGCCTCGAGGACGCCGGCCTGCTGGAACCCGCCGGCACCGGCTACTCCTCGAAGGGCAACGAGATGACGGTGTACGGCCCCGCCAGCGAGGCGGTCGTCCTCTTCGCCGGCGAGGACGGGGCGAGTTCGCGGCTCCGGGGGGCGCTCGAACGGCTGTTCGGGCTGTTCCTCGTCGTCGGAATCTCGACGCTCGTGTTCGCGGTGCTCCACGAGTGGCTCACCCGCGAGCCGGAACGCGGCTCCGGCGGCGGGATGACCGCCCAGGACGCCGCCGAGTCGGCCGGCGACGCCGCGGGCGCGGTGACTGGCCTGGACCCCGCGGTCGCCTTCTTCCTCGGCGGGACGGCCGTCGTCGTGGCCCTGGGCCTGTGGTGGCTCCTCAGGCCTCGGCTTCGCTCGTCGCCGTCGTCTCGATGA
- a CDS encoding DUF7560 family zinc ribbon protein, whose protein sequence is MNQQEPSGTMRCPECLGELPAGGTAALLENGCVYCGADLTPDALSTR, encoded by the coding sequence ATGAACCAGCAGGAACCGTCCGGGACGATGCGCTGTCCCGAGTGTCTCGGCGAACTGCCCGCCGGGGGGACGGCGGCGCTCCTCGAGAACGGCTGCGTCTACTGCGGCGCGGACCTCACTCCCGACGCGCTCTCGACCCGATAG
- a CDS encoding winged helix-turn-helix domain-containing protein — MSSNTAGFGRNENAGGLRFRNRGPEVDSETVLAALDDPDCRKLLEATTDEALTAQELVDRCDVPRSTTYRKVERLTEAGLLEEQVRLRTDGKHASEYRRAFEDVTISLSAGDGFEVGISQPEPVAGD, encoded by the coding sequence ATGTCGAGCAACACAGCAGGGTTCGGTCGCAACGAGAACGCCGGCGGACTCCGGTTCCGGAACCGCGGCCCCGAGGTCGACTCTGAGACGGTCCTCGCGGCGCTGGACGACCCGGACTGCCGGAAGCTCCTGGAGGCGACCACCGACGAGGCGCTCACCGCCCAGGAACTCGTCGACCGCTGCGACGTCCCCCGGTCGACCACCTACCGCAAGGTCGAGCGACTGACCGAGGCCGGGCTGCTGGAGGAGCAGGTCCGCCTGCGCACCGACGGCAAGCACGCCAGCGAGTACCGCCGGGCCTTCGAGGACGTCACCATCTCGCTGTCCGCGGGCGACGGCTTCGAGGTCGGCATCTCCCAGCCCGAGCCGGTCGCCGGTGACTGA
- the nosZ gene encoding TAT-dependent nitrous-oxide reductase, translated as MSNHEPTDAAERTETDEHDTEMLLPQLNLDRRDFMKAGAVAGTVGGLAGCTDVLNRGGADATTGSADAHVPPGELDEYYAFLSGGHSGDIRVLGLPSMREIMRIPVFNHESARGYGYDDDSREMLEEAGGYSWGDTHHPRVSQTDNDYDGRWAFVNDKANGRMARIDLKYFETDAIVDIPNQQGTHGACCVLPDTKYVIGVGEFRVPLENDGRDLDDPDEYGSVFAAIDPETMNVEWEVLVDGNMDNGDGGKEGKWFFTTGYNSEGGVTESEMTQSDRDMVKAFNIPAIEAAVEAGDYEIIGEVPVVDGRKDSPLNSGDEPVVKYIPTPKSPHGVSVTPDNEYAIASGKLDPTATVIDIAALDEVSDPEEAVVGRPRLGMGPLHTAYDGRGHAYTTLFIDSQVVKWDIEAAVDADLGSEDPVVEKIDVHYNPGHLIASESYTADPAGDWLISLNKLSKDRFLPVGPMHPENDQLIYIGDDEEGMQLVKDKPSYAEPHDASIVHKSKIDPAKTYDREDQEEFVAAGDESVERVADDRVEVKMYSMRNEFGFPEVTVKEGDTVEMTVTNIETTSDILHSLVIPEYDINIKMAPQETTTVTFEADQPGVYWMYCGFFCSALHLEMRSRLLVEPRD; from the coding sequence ATGAGCAACCACGAACCCACCGACGCGGCCGAGCGGACCGAGACCGACGAACACGACACCGAGATGCTGCTCCCGCAGCTGAACCTCGACCGCCGGGACTTCATGAAGGCGGGCGCCGTCGCGGGCACCGTCGGCGGCCTGGCCGGCTGTACCGACGTCCTGAACCGCGGCGGTGCGGACGCGACGACCGGCTCCGCTGACGCCCACGTCCCGCCGGGCGAACTCGACGAGTACTACGCGTTCCTCAGCGGCGGCCACTCCGGGGACATCCGCGTCCTCGGGCTGCCGTCGATGCGCGAGATCATGCGCATCCCGGTGTTCAACCACGAGAGCGCCCGCGGCTACGGCTACGACGACGACAGCCGCGAGATGCTCGAGGAGGCGGGCGGCTACTCCTGGGGTGACACCCACCACCCGCGCGTCAGCCAGACCGACAACGACTACGACGGCCGCTGGGCCTTCGTCAACGACAAGGCCAACGGCCGGATGGCCCGGATCGACCTGAAGTACTTCGAGACGGACGCCATCGTCGACATCCCGAACCAGCAGGGGACCCACGGGGCCTGCTGTGTCCTCCCGGACACCAAGTACGTCATCGGCGTCGGCGAGTTCCGCGTCCCGCTGGAGAACGACGGGCGCGACCTCGACGACCCCGACGAGTACGGCTCCGTCTTCGCCGCGATCGACCCCGAGACGATGAACGTCGAGTGGGAGGTCCTGGTCGACGGGAACATGGACAACGGGGACGGTGGCAAGGAGGGCAAGTGGTTCTTCACCACCGGCTACAACAGCGAGGGAGGGGTCACCGAGTCCGAGATGACCCAGTCGGACCGCGACATGGTGAAGGCGTTCAACATCCCCGCCATCGAGGCGGCCGTCGAGGCCGGCGACTACGAGATCATCGGCGAGGTGCCGGTCGTCGACGGCCGGAAGGACAGCCCGCTGAACAGCGGCGACGAGCCGGTCGTGAAGTACATCCCGACGCCGAAGAGCCCCCACGGGGTCAGCGTCACGCCGGACAACGAGTACGCCATCGCGAGCGGCAAGCTCGACCCGACGGCCACCGTCATCGACATCGCGGCCCTCGACGAGGTCTCCGACCCCGAGGAGGCCGTCGTCGGCCGGCCGCGGCTCGGCATGGGGCCGCTGCACACCGCCTACGACGGCCGCGGGCACGCGTACACCACGCTGTTCATCGACTCGCAGGTCGTCAAGTGGGACATCGAGGCCGCCGTCGACGCCGACCTGGGCAGCGAGGACCCGGTCGTCGAGAAGATCGACGTCCACTACAACCCGGGACACCTCATCGCCAGCGAGTCCTACACGGCCGACCCGGCGGGCGACTGGCTCATCTCGCTGAACAAGCTCTCGAAGGACCGGTTCCTGCCCGTCGGGCCGATGCACCCCGAGAACGACCAGCTGATCTACATCGGCGACGACGAGGAGGGGATGCAGCTCGTGAAGGACAAGCCGTCCTACGCGGAGCCCCACGACGCCTCCATCGTCCACAAGTCGAAGATCGATCCCGCGAAGACCTACGACCGCGAGGACCAAGAGGAGTTCGTCGCCGCGGGCGACGAGTCCGTCGAGCGGGTCGCCGACGACCGCGTCGAGGTGAAGATGTACTCGATGCGCAACGAGTTCGGCTTCCCCGAGGTCACCGTCAAGGAGGGCGACACCGTCGAGATGACGGTGACGAACATCGAGACGACGAGCGACATCCTCCACTCGCTGGTGATCCCCGAGTACGACATCAACATCAAGATGGCGCCCCAGGAGACCACGACGGTCACCTTCGAGGCCGACCAGCCGGGGGTCTACTGGATGTACTGCGGGTTCTTCTGCAGTGCACTCCACCTGGAGATGCGCTCGCGACTGCTCGTCGAGCCGAGGGACTGA
- a CDS encoding ABC transporter ATP-binding protein — protein MQIHAEHVRKAYGSVTALDGLSLEIPAGSTFGVLGTNGAGKTTLFKLLVGLDRPDAGRLTIGDRDVADAGVELRERVGYLPEHVGFPPALTGREVLAFHARMRGLPTDGRIDEAIEMVGLSASEADRAVSGYSNGMRRRLGLAAAVLPRPSVLVLDEPTAGLDPRGVAEFHGIVDRVRTETGATVVLSSHVLSEIERLCDRVALFDRGRVLAEGTVADLVDTDEVTVRVRPADAAEVDYVVATAAEFGSASATAGTVTVRCPAGDVPALFAELEPGVDLADVTVERDGLDAAFHSALAEVDA, from the coding sequence ATGCAGATACACGCTGAGCACGTACGGAAGGCGTACGGGTCCGTGACGGCCCTCGACGGGCTGTCGCTGGAGATACCTGCGGGTTCGACCTTCGGCGTCCTCGGGACGAACGGCGCCGGCAAGACGACGCTGTTCAAGCTGCTCGTCGGCCTCGACCGGCCGGACGCCGGGCGACTGACCATCGGCGACCGCGACGTCGCCGACGCCGGCGTCGAACTGCGCGAGCGCGTCGGCTACCTCCCGGAGCACGTCGGCTTCCCGCCGGCGCTCACCGGCCGCGAGGTGCTGGCGTTCCACGCGAGGATGCGCGGGCTGCCGACTGACGGCCGCATCGACGAGGCCATCGAGATGGTCGGCCTCTCGGCGTCCGAGGCCGACCGCGCCGTCTCGGGGTACTCCAACGGCATGCGCCGGCGGCTCGGGCTGGCGGCCGCCGTCCTGCCCCGGCCGTCGGTGCTCGTCCTCGACGAGCCGACCGCGGGCCTCGACCCCCGCGGCGTCGCCGAGTTCCACGGCATCGTCGACCGGGTCCGGACCGAGACGGGGGCGACCGTCGTCCTCTCCTCGCACGTCCTCTCGGAGATCGAGCGCCTCTGCGACCGCGTCGCCCTGTTCGACCGGGGCCGCGTCCTCGCGGAGGGGACCGTCGCGGACCTCGTCGACACCGACGAGGTGACGGTCCGGGTGCGGCCCGCCGACGCCGCCGAGGTCGACTACGTGGTCGCGACGGCCGCCGAGTTCGGATCGGCCTCGGCCACCGCCGGCACCGTCACCGTCCGGTGTCCGGCCGGCGACGTCCCGGCGCTGTTCGCCGAACTGGAACCCGGCGTCGACCTCGCGGACGTGACCGTCGAGCGCGACGGGCTGGACGCCGCCTTCCACAGCGCGCTCGCGGAGGTGGACGCATGA
- a CDS encoding MTH865 family protein, which yields MVDKDDLRQQFTEAFEGADYPVNSPMDLVPALPNGPGTTFESGDFSMTAMELNTKGGGQQDFPYDDVDNLVDDIMEGLEEQGEI from the coding sequence ATGGTCGACAAAGACGACCTCCGTCAGCAGTTCACCGAGGCGTTCGAAGGCGCAGACTACCCCGTCAACAGCCCGATGGACCTCGTGCCGGCCCTGCCGAACGGCCCCGGCACGACGTTCGAGTCCGGCGACTTCTCGATGACCGCCATGGAGCTCAACACGAAGGGCGGCGGTCAGCAGGACTTCCCCTACGACGACGTCGACAACCTCGTCGACGACATCATGGAAGGCCTCGAGGAGCAGGGCGAGATCTGA
- a CDS encoding DUF7560 family zinc ribbon protein: protein MSTYTFTCPDCGQEIEVNGSMREAMLSSGCPVCTEPVETADFTPE from the coding sequence ATGAGCACCTACACATTCACGTGCCCGGACTGCGGGCAGGAGATCGAGGTCAACGGGTCGATGCGGGAGGCGATGCTCTCGAGCGGCTGTCCGGTCTGTACGGAGCCCGTCGAGACCGCCGACTTCACTCCCGAGTAG